The stretch of DNA CCATCGTAACCAGATAGAAGGGAAAAATGTCGTATGTCTGGTAAGTGGCGGTAACAATGACATCATGCGTACGGCTGAAATCAAAGAACGCTCGCTGCTCTATGAAGGACTAAAACACTATTTTATCATTCGCTTTCCGCAACGCGCTGGCGCCCTGCGCGAGTTTTTGAATGATGTGCTCGGCCCCACCGATGACATCTGCCACTTTGAGTACACCAAGAAAAACAGCCGCGAAAGCGGACCAGCACTTATCGGAATTGAATTAGTAAAAAAAGAAGACTACCACGGGTTGATTCAAAGAATGAAAAAATTTCACATCAACTACGAGGAAGTTAATAACAACCCGAACCTGTTTAATTATTTCATATAGTGAGATAAAAATTGACTCATCCGCATAAAATAATTAAACTTGCACTTTAACCATGTGGTTAAATTATTTGGTTAATTTTTCCGGATGAGGAAAAAAGACCGACCTACCGAGGAGAGAATACTGCAGGCAGCCAAAAAGATTTTCCAGCAAAAGGGAATGATGGGTGCCCGCATGCAAGAGATAGCCGATGAGGCGGGAATCAACAAAGCGTTGCTTCATTACTACTTCCGGAACAAGGAAAAACTGCATGAAAGAGTACTCTATGAAGCAATCAGTCAGGTATTGCCTGTGCTGGGCAGGATTCTGAGCGAAGATATCCCTCTTTTTGAAAAGATAGAACGGTATGTGGAAGAGTACATTAGCCTCATTGCACAACGGGAATATCTGCCGGCATTTGTGATTCATGAGCTGAACATGCACCCCGGAAAGCTTATCGCTTTTATCCGCAAACTGGAAAACCGCCCTGACCCCTCTATTTTCTTCAGACAGGTTCAGAGGGAAGTGCAGGCCGGCAACATCCGCCCTATCCGGCCTGAGCATCTTCTGGTAAATATGCTCTCGCTATGCGTATTCCCCTTTTTGATTCAGCCGATGCTCGTGAAAGGACTCGGCTACGACAAAAAGCATTTTGACAAGCTCATGGCGGAAAGGAAAAAGGAAGTAGCCCGGTTCATCATTCAAGCTATTCAGAAATAAATCCATGGATATGAGAAACCGCAAATGGTGCACATTGAGCGTAATGACAATAAACGATCTGATGGGAAAACTACATTGCATATAAAACCAATTTTTTCAGATGAAAACGATTTTCGTCTCCCTCTCTGCTGCATGTGCGCTTCTCCACACACTAACAGCGCAATCCATTGACACTATTACACTTGACCAATGCTATCACTACGCTATGCAACATTATCCTCTCGCCCGACAAAAAGAAATGTTACAGCAGTCATACAACCTTGAACTCAAAAAACTCAACACACAGTACCTGCCCCACCTGGCAGTGAATGCACAGGCAACCTATCAGTCAGAAGTTCCGCACGTAGCGGTTGACATTCCCCTTTTTGACATTCCCCTTGCGCCCAAAGACCAATATAAGGCGAACGTGGAAGTGACGCAGGTAATTTTTGACGGTAATGCCACCCGTTATCAAAAGAAAATTCAGGCTGCCTCCCTGCAAGCTCAAAGCCAGCAAATTGATGTCCAGTTGTATCAGCTCAAAGCACAAATTTCTTCTCTATACTTCAGCATACTACTGGCTGATGCCCAGCTCGAGCTCAACGAGTTGCTGCATCAAAATATTGAAAACCAGCTGAACAAAGTGGTGGCAGCCGTGGAAAACGGATTACTGCTTCCATCCAATGCTGACGTGCTGAAGGCCGAGCTCATAAAGGTCAGGCAGCAGCAGCTAAACCTTCGTCAAAGCAAAGCGGCTGCCACAGAGATACTGGCCGAACTAACCAGTCTTAATATTACTTCAGCCACGGTGCTGCAACATCCGCATTCAGATTTTATCGCTGACGTGGATATATCCGCAAGGCCGGAGCTACAATTATTTCACCTGCAGCACCATTTACTTGAATCACAGCATAAATCAATCCTTGCCCGTCAGCTTCCGAAACTGGGCGGTTTTTTTCAGGGCGGTGTTGGCCGGCCCGGCCTGAACCTGCTGGATAACGCTGTTGAACCATATTACATAGCCGGAGTAAAATTTACCTGGGAGCCCTGGCGTTGGAATGCAGAAAAATACAGTCGCCAGATCATTCATATCAATAAAAAAATCATACATACGCAGCAGGAGGTATTTGAGCTGAATACCAGAGCAGCTCTTATAAAACAACAAGCTGTCATCGCCAGCCTGCAGCAGCAACTCACAACCGATACGGAATTGATTGCATTGCGGGAAAAAATTACTGCTACTGCCGCTGTGCAGCTGGGGAACGGTGTAATCACCGCAACCGATTATCTCACAGAGCTGAATGCCGAGCAATTGGCACGGCTCAACCAGAAAACTCATGAGATACAACTGGAGCAGGCAAAAGCCGAATATGAACTAATAAAAGGCAAATAACCCTACACGATGCATACACACCATAACCAACCACACAAGATTACCCCCCTAAGCAAGGCTAACAGAGACCAAATGTTTTTGATGCTCTTTTTTTTATCTGCCTTTGCTCCATCCTGCAATACAAATAATCACCTTTCTGACGCTTATGGCAACTTTGAAGCTAAAGAAATGGTGGTTTCTGCTGGCAGCACCGGCCAAATCATGGAGTTTAACGTGGATGAAGGACAGCGGCTGGAAGCAGGACAGATTGTCGGATATATTGACACCACTCAACTTTATCTTAAAAAGCTACAGCTGCTGGCAGCCCGAAAGAGCATTGCTGCCAAAACCGGAAATATCGTTGCCCAAATAGATGTGTTGAAAAAACAAAAAGAGGCCGCCCTAAAAGAAAAGGAGCGCTTTGAAAAATTGGTAGCCCGGCAGGCCGCTACCCAGAAGCAACTGGATGATATCCTTGCCCAGCTGGATGTAATAGATGCGCAAATAAAGGCCATAGAAACACAAAATGCTCCGGTAGTCAGCGAAATAGAGTCCCTTGACAGCCAACTTATGCAGCTTGACGATCAGATCCGTAAAAGTATCATCGTTAATTTCCTGCGCGGAACTGTATTGGCAAAATATGCAGAACGATATGAGTTAACTGCCACAGGCAAACCACTCTATAAAATTGCCAATCTGGATACGATGACCTTGCGCGTATTCGTGAGCGGAGCACAATTGCCGCAAATTTCAATCGATCAGCATGTGTACGTGCTGTTTGATAACGGGAAAAACGGCCTGGATACGCTGACGGGGCAAATCTATTGGATTGCCGATCAGGCTGAATTCACTCCGAAGACGATACAGACAAGAGAAGAACGCGTGAGTCTGGTGTATGCAGTGAAAATAAAAGTAAAAAATGACGGACGGCTGAAGATTGGTATGCCGGGAGAAATGATGCTGATCACAAACAAAAATCCGTAATCTGTAAGGTGGCAAGTGTAATCGTTAAGCAGCTCAGCAAGGGCTATGGAAAGGTAGAAGCATTGAAAAATGTTTCCTTCTCCGTAGAAACCGGTGAGCTGTTCGGTTTCATTGGCCCGGATGGCGCAGGAAAGACAACCCTGCTTCGCATCCTGACAACCGTTCTATCCCCGGATTCCGGCCAGGCAAGTGTGGAGGGTTTTGAGGTAAGCGAGTATAAAAAAATACGGCAGATCGTAGGTTACATGCCCGGCCGTTTTTCGCTCTATCAGGATCTGACTGTAGAGGAAAACCTCCGTTTCTTCGCAACCGTATTCGGCACCACCGTTGAGCAGAATTATGAACTGATAAAAAGCATCTACCGCCATATTGAGCCATTTAAAAAACGCCTTGCCGGACAGCTATCCGGAGGTATGAAGCAAAAGCTTGCATTGTGCTGTGCGCTGATTCATCGCCCAAGGGTGTTGTTTCTGGATGAGCCAACAACAGGAGTAGATGCCGTTTCGCGGAGGGAATTTTGGGAAATGCTTACAGAGCTTAAGAAAAAAAATATTACCATCCTTGTTTCTACGCCCTACATGGATGAAGCCGCCTTATGCGATAGGGTTGCCCTAATGCAGGAAGGCCTTATCCTGAGCATTGACACTCCTCAGGCCATCGTCAATGCCTACTCAAAGACCCTGTTTGCCATAAGCGGGGGAAAAGAATATCGCGTAATCAAGCTGTTGCAACAGTATCCGTACACCGAAAGCGTATATCCTTTTGGTGACAGTGTGCATTATATTGATAAAAGACCGGACGTCCACGCACAAGAAATTGGAAACTACCTTCATCAGCAGGGTTTATCCGAAGCACAAGTGTTGAAGGCCATTCCTGATATTGAAGACTGCTTTATTGATCTGATGAAAAAAGTGAATAAACCGGGCCAGCCCAATTCCTATGCAAACGGCAATTAAAGCAGATAAGCTCACCAGAAAATTTGGCGATTTCACAGCTGTTGATTCTATCACCTTTGAGGTCAGCGCGGGTGAGATTTTCGGCTTCCTGGGCGCCAACGGAGCAGGAAAGACAACCGCCATGAAAATGCTTTCCGGATTGCTCAACCCTACCAGCGGAACAGCTACCGTGGCCGGTTTTGACGTGTATACCGAATCGGAAAAAATAAAACAAAACATCGGCTACATGAGTCAACGATTTTCGCTCTATGAAGACCTGACCGTTGCTGAGAATATCCGATTTTATAGTGGTATTTACGGTCTGAAACGTTCTGTTTTAAAAGAAAAAATGAAAAGGCTCCTTTCTGATCTGCAACTATGGCATGTAAAAGACACTTTGCTTAAATCCCTGCCGCTGGGCTGGAAACAAAAGCTTGCTTTTTCGGTTGCCATTATCCATGAACCGCAAATCGTATTTCTGGATGAACCTACCGCTGGTGTTGATCCTATCACACGCAGGCAGTTCTGGGAAATGATTTATCAAGCCTCTGACCGTGGCGTAACAATCTTCGTTACCACACACTACATGGATGAAGCAGAATATTGCGACCGCGTTTCCATAATGGTGGATGGAAAAATTGAAGCGCTAAATACCCCTGAAAACTTAAAGCGCCAGTTCCATGCCAAAAATATGAATGAGGTCTTCCTCCTGTTGGCACGAAAACAAACTGCTAATCGCGAACATCCGAACACATGAATCGCTTCACTGGATTTCTGAAAAAGGAATTTTATCACATCGCCAGAGATAAGCGCACATTGCTGATTCTGTTCGGTATGCCGGTGGCACAGGTTATGCTTTTTGGCTTTGCAATTACTAATGAAATAAAAAATGCGCCTATCAGCATTCTTGATCACTCGCGCGACCATGTCACCACCGCTATTACCAATCAGCTGCTTTCTTCGGGTTATTTTGTTCTCTATGATAATTTGTTCAGTGAAAGAGATATTCTAACGTCATTTCAGAAAGGCAGGGTCAAAGAGGTAATCGTTTTTGGTGAAAATTTTGCCCAACAGCTTGGCAGAGAGGGAACAGCTAATATTCAAATCCTTGCTGATGCAACCGATCCCAATACCGCAAATACGCTGGTCAACTACACAAAGGCTATCATTCACTCCTATCAGCTAACTCTGAATAGGAGCAAGACTATGCCAATACAGATTATTCCGGAAGTGAAAATGTTGTACAATCCGGAAATAAAAGGCGTGTTTATGTTTGTACCGGGGGTGATTGTAGTGATACTCATGCTTGTTTCTGCACTGATGACATCCATCTCCATTACACGTGAAAAAGAGTTGGGCACGATGGAGGTGCTGATGGTTTCACCGCTGAGTCCTATTCAGGTTATCATTGGTAAGGTAAGTCCTTACCTGCTGTTGGCATTTATCAACACAATAGTGGTTTTGGCCTTGGGGAAATTTGTTTTCGGTGTACCCATCCGGGGAAGTATGGCATTGTTGCTGGCTGAAGGTTTGCTCTTTATTATCACTGCCCTATCACTTGGCATCCTCATTTCAACGATAGCATCCAGCCAGCAAACCGCCATGATGATGTCGCTAATGGGACTGATGTTGCCAACCATTCTGCTTTCAGGATTCATCTTCCCTGTATCCAGCATGCCCTGGCCTCTGCAGTGGCTCTCTAACATTGTTCCGGCAAAATGGTTTCTGCGCATCATCAAAAACATCATGCTCAAGGGTGCAACGTTTCATTCCATCTGGCTGGAGACAACAATACTAGCAGGTATGGCCGCACTTTTTTTAACGGTAAGCGCCAAACGATTTAAACTGAAAATGGAATAGCAGGCATGCGAAGTATCTTCATCATATTAAGAAAAGAATTTCGCCAGATTTTCAGGAACAAAATCAACATCCCGATCATCTTCGTCATGCCGTTTCTGCAACTGCTTATCCTTGTAAACGCTGCCAGCTTTGAAATACGGCATCTGAAGCTGCATGTAATGGATTTTGATCAAACGCCAGCTTCACGCAGACTCATTTCCAGATTTTCAGGGTCGCCTTATTTTGATATTGTGAACTATTCGCATGCTGACAACATAGCCAATGAGGACTTTATTCATGATAACGCAGGGATGGTTTTGCGCATTCCGCAGCATTTTGAGAAAGATATGATGACTCAGGGTGTCGGGAAATTGCAAGTGGTCATTAATGCCATTGATGGCAGTGCAGCGGCCGTCAGCTACGCGTATGCGCAATCCATTATTGCTGATTTTAACAAACAGATTGTCGTAGATTGGATCGGCAAAAAGCAATTTGAGCCTCCGGTCACCATTATCTCAACGGTTTCCTTCTGGTTCAATCCTGATATGAACTATTATACTTTCATGGTACCGGGAATACTGGTTATGCTGGTTACGATGATTGGGATGTTCCTTGCAGCCATGAACATTGTCCGTGAAAAAGAGATTGGCACTATAGAACAACTAAACGTGACGCCAATCCGGAAGCATCAGTTTATCATCGGCAAGCTGCTCCCCTTCTGGATCATCGGATTGTTTGAACTGGCCTTCGGCCTTTTTCTTGGCAAGCTCATTTTCGACATTCCCATTGTAGGCAGCATCTGGCTTATTTTTTTCTTTGCTTCCATTTATCTGCTGCTGATTCTGGGTATCGGTTTGCTTTTTTCCACCTTGGCAAGCACACAGCAACAGGCAATGTTCCTGTCTTATTTTTTTATGGTAATCTTTATTCTCATGAGCGGGCTGTTCACACCTATTGAAAGCATGCCTGAGTGGGCGCAGTTGCTGACAAAGTTCAACCCGATTGCATATTTCGTTTCGGTGATGCGTCTGGTAATGCTGAAGGGAGCGGGAATTATGGATATACACATGCAAATTCTGGCTGTATTCACCGGAGCCATTGCCATTTTGGGATTAGCCACATGGAGATACCGCAAGGTGGCGGCTTGAATTTCAAAAATTATACCTCAACGACTTAAGAAAAAGATTATCGCTTACTGATGGAACGCGTGCAAGAAAAAAACACCCATTACAAGGAATGTAAGCCCAAACCTATCGTGGCTGGTTCTCCGGTTTAAGATTTTAGAGACTATCCTCTTCCCGTTCACCTTTAGTTTTGCCTGTGAGCACTTCATCAATCATACCGTATTCACGGGCCTCGTCAGCACGCATCCAATAGTCGCGATCGCTGTCTTGCTCTACTTTTTCCAAAGGTTGCCCGGTATGCAGAGAAATT from Chitinophagales bacterium encodes:
- a CDS encoding transporter, which translates into the protein MKTIFVSLSAACALLHTLTAQSIDTITLDQCYHYAMQHYPLARQKEMLQQSYNLELKKLNTQYLPHLAVNAQATYQSEVPHVAVDIPLFDIPLAPKDQYKANVEVTQVIFDGNATRYQKKIQAASLQAQSQQIDVQLYQLKAQISSLYFSILLADAQLELNELLHQNIENQLNKVVAAVENGLLLPSNADVLKAELIKVRQQQLNLRQSKAAATEILAELTSLNITSATVLQHPHSDFIADVDISARPELQLFHLQHHLLESQHKSILARQLPKLGGFFQGGVGRPGLNLLDNAVEPYYIAGVKFTWEPWRWNAEKYSRQIIHINKKIIHTQQEVFELNTRAALIKQQAVIASLQQQLTTDTELIALREKITATAAVQLGNGVITATDYLTELNAEQLARLNQKTHEIQLEQAKAEYELIKGK
- a CDS encoding membrane protein, with translation MHTHHNQPHKITPLSKANRDQMFLMLFFLSAFAPSCNTNNHLSDAYGNFEAKEMVVSAGSTGQIMEFNVDEGQRLEAGQIVGYIDTTQLYLKKLQLLAARKSIAAKTGNIVAQIDVLKKQKEAALKEKERFEKLVARQAATQKQLDDILAQLDVIDAQIKAIETQNAPVVSEIESLDSQLMQLDDQIRKSIIVNFLRGTVLAKYAERYELTATGKPLYKIANLDTMTLRVFVSGAQLPQISIDQHVYVLFDNGKNGLDTLTGQIYWIADQAEFTPKTIQTREERVSLVYAVKIKVKNDGRLKIGMPGEMMLITNKNP
- a CDS encoding transport permease protein, with product MNRFTGFLKKEFYHIARDKRTLLILFGMPVAQVMLFGFAITNEIKNAPISILDHSRDHVTTAITNQLLSSGYFVLYDNLFSERDILTSFQKGRVKEVIVFGENFAQQLGREGTANIQILADATDPNTANTLVNYTKAIIHSYQLTLNRSKTMPIQIIPEVKMLYNPEIKGVFMFVPGVIVVILMLVSALMTSISITREKELGTMEVLMVSPLSPIQVIIGKVSPYLLLAFINTIVVLALGKFVFGVPIRGSMALLLAEGLLFIITALSLGILISTIASSQQTAMMMSLMGLMLPTILLSGFIFPVSSMPWPLQWLSNIVPAKWFLRIIKNIMLKGATFHSIWLETTILAGMAALFLTVSAKRFKLKME
- a CDS encoding ABC transporter permease yields the protein MRSIFIILRKEFRQIFRNKINIPIIFVMPFLQLLILVNAASFEIRHLKLHVMDFDQTPASRRLISRFSGSPYFDIVNYSHADNIANEDFIHDNAGMVLRIPQHFEKDMMTQGVGKLQVVINAIDGSAAAVSYAYAQSIIADFNKQIVVDWIGKKQFEPPVTIISTVSFWFNPDMNYYTFMVPGILVMLVTMIGMFLAAMNIVREKEIGTIEQLNVTPIRKHQFIIGKLLPFWIIGLFELAFGLFLGKLIFDIPIVGSIWLIFFFASIYLLLILGIGLLFSTLASTQQQAMFLSYFFMVIFILMSGLFTPIESMPEWAQLLTKFNPIAYFVSVMRLVMLKGAGIMDIHMQILAVFTGAIAILGLATWRYRKVAA